Proteins encoded by one window of Cervus canadensis isolate Bull #8, Minnesota chromosome 18, ASM1932006v1, whole genome shotgun sequence:
- the LOC122420964 gene encoding lutropin subunit beta isoform X2, giving the protein MEMLQGLLLWLLLGVAGVWASRGPLRPLCQPINATLAAEKEACPVCITFTTSICAGYCPSMKRVLPAILPPMPQRVCTYHELRFASVRLPGCPPGVDPMVSFPVALSCHCGPCRLSSTDCGGPRTQPLACDHPPLPDILFL; this is encoded by the exons ATGGAGATGCTCCAG GGGCtgctgctgtggctgctgctgggcGTGGCCGGGGTGTGGGCTTCCAGGGGGCCACTGCGGCCGCTGTGCCAGCCCATCAACGCCACCCTGGCGGCTGAGAAGGAGGCCTGCCCCGTCTGCATCACTTTCACCACCAGCATCTGCGCCGGCTACTGCCCCAGCATG AAGCGGGTGCTGCCTGCCATCCTGCCGCCCATGCCCCAGCGGGTGTGCACCTACCACGAGCTGCGCTTCGCCTCCGTTCGGCTCCCCGGCTGCCCACCTGGCGTGGACCCAATGGTCTCCTTCCCCGTGGCCCTCAGCTGTCACTGCGGGCCCTGCCGCCTCAGCAGCACTGACTGTGGGGGTCCTAGAACCCAACCCTTGGCCTGTGACCACCCCCCGCTCCCAGACATCCTCTTCCTCTAA
- the LOC122420964 gene encoding lutropin subunit beta isoform X1, with product MQGSGGGVRALAGPEALALSQGLLLWLLLGVAGVWASRGPLRPLCQPINATLAAEKEACPVCITFTTSICAGYCPSMKRVLPAILPPMPQRVCTYHELRFASVRLPGCPPGVDPMVSFPVALSCHCGPCRLSSTDCGGPRTQPLACDHPPLPDILFL from the exons ATGCAGGGTtcggggggtggggtgagggctcTGGCTGGGCCTGAGGCACTGGCCTTGTCCCAGGGGCtgctgctgtggctgctgctgggcGTGGCCGGGGTGTGGGCTTCCAGGGGGCCACTGCGGCCGCTGTGCCAGCCCATCAACGCCACCCTGGCGGCTGAGAAGGAGGCCTGCCCCGTCTGCATCACTTTCACCACCAGCATCTGCGCCGGCTACTGCCCCAGCATG AAGCGGGTGCTGCCTGCCATCCTGCCGCCCATGCCCCAGCGGGTGTGCACCTACCACGAGCTGCGCTTCGCCTCCGTTCGGCTCCCCGGCTGCCCACCTGGCGTGGACCCAATGGTCTCCTTCCCCGTGGCCCTCAGCTGTCACTGCGGGCCCTGCCGCCTCAGCAGCACTGACTGTGGGGGTCCTAGAACCCAACCCTTGGCCTGTGACCACCCCCCGCTCCCAGACATCCTCTTCCTCTAA